The Gemmatimonadota bacterium genomic interval CATCCTGAAACCGAATGGCAAATACGAGCGGATCCAGCCGCATCATTCCTGGAACCACTCGAGTTCTTCGAACTATCTGTATTTCTCCATACAGCGGCACTCGGACCATCACGACAAGCCGAGCCGGCCGTACCCATTGCTTCACAGCCTCCCTGAAGACAAGGCTCCGAGCCTTCCATCGCATTACGGCTCGATGATGACCTTGCTTCTTTTTCCATCGGCCTGGTTTCGGAAAATGAACCCGCTTGTCGAAGAATGGCGGCGCAAATTTTATCCCGAAATCAAGGACTGGCGGGCGCTCTCCAGCGAGGCTTACCGTCACCGGCCCGAGTCGGTTCCCTTGATTTCGGAGATTATTCAGGGCGCGCCATGTCTGGCAAGATATATGGAGACCTGTTATCCGCTGATCGACAGCGTTACCGGCCGGCAATTTCAGCAGATTACCATTCCCGATAATATAGGCATGGAGCCCGACGAGTTGCTCTTTGCCCAGAGGGGGTTGCTGCGGCTCTATTACGGTCATGAGTTCGGCTATCCCGAAATGATCGAGGATATGGACCTCTCTCAAACGGATATGGCCGTGGAAGTCGCCGAAAACGCGCAAATCTGGTGCAACGACCAGGCCTTCCAGATCGGCGTAAGGATGATGCGGGGTCATGTCCTGGGGCAGGATGCCGGCCGGCCGCTCTCCAACATGGCGGACGTGGCGATAACCCAGCTGGCGCGGGTCGTTCTCGACGAGTTCGTGGCTTATCGAGGTCCGGTTCCCGGCGGCGGCATCGTCTTTGTAGCCCTAGGCAGGCTCGGCGAACGCCGGATGACCTTCGAATCGGAGGTGGAGCTCATCGCGTTGGCGGACGGGACATCGGACGGCGAAGGGAACGGGTTCGTCCTGGAAGACAATGCCGGCGAGTTCTGCAGGAGGTTCAACAAGGTCGCGGCGGAGTGGTCGGCCAACAACATGCTTGTCAAATCCGTCCATCTGCGAGCCCCGGGCAGCGGATTCGACAATGTTACCGGCGCGCTGGAGCGTTTTGCGAACGGCGCCGGGGAACCGGATTCGGATTTTCTCCGGGAAGTAGCGTCGGCAAGGATCGTGTGCGCGTTCGGCGATCGCCCCGACGAGTTCGCCGAACGGTTTGAGGAAGCCAGGCGGTCCATCCTCCTCGGGCATGCGGCCTCCGCCGCCGATATCGTTCGTCCAAGTCCCCGGTGACGTGGAAGGCGAGCGGTTGCTTCGTGCCATACTGGAAGGTTCCGGTGGTTTGGCCGATCTCGATCTGGCCGTGCTCGCCTTGCGTCTGCAACATGGCGAGAGCCATCCGGATATGGCAGGCGGGCACGGGCCGGTGGAGGTCCTGAAGAAGGCCGGAGAGTGCGGGATTCTCGAATCGCGGACTGCGGAGGAACTTGCTGAGGCGGCGAGTTTCCTGATGGGCCTGGAATGCGTTCTGTCACTGGTGAAAGACGAACGAGCCGACGAGGCGCATTGGGAGGACTCGGTCGAAGCCACCGTGGTCCGGGCCTGCGACGCCAGGGATTTCGAAGACGTCGTTGCGAAGGCGAAGGAGGCGGCTGCCCGCATTGCTGCGTATCTGGCTGCGGAACAGGATCCAGGCGGCGGCACCGAGCGGTAACAGCGAAATGCCCCCGCTTGCCTCGACTGCTGTCAGGCTCCGTGCCCCAAGCGGCGCGCCGGGCAAGCGCTACGGCCCCGGCAGGAGCGTCAGCACCCCCGCCGTCTCCTGCAAGGCTTCGGCGCGGGATTTGGGAATGCGCATATACCCGGCATCCCGCCACCGGCGGGTCGTGTTGTCATAGCGCCAGGACAGGAAATTGCCGCTGGCGCCGGTTCCGACAGAGAAGACCGAGTTCGAGAGATCGGACAGGTCGTAAACCGCGCGATAGCCGGAGCCGTGGTTGGCGGCGAAGGGCGCTTCTTCATTGGCGATGTTGTGCCGCCCGCGATTGACGGTGAAGCCGCCGCCTCCCGTTTCGATGCGGATATCCGCCAAACGCCTCAGGACCGGAACCCGGCCGAGCAGGACATGGCCGAATACGGCCCGGTGCGCCTCGCCCCAGCGCCAGTCCTCCATGTCGTCCCCGTAGCGGCGCACCAGATCGTCGAGAGCGCGCGAAAGGGCGGCGGCGACAGTCCGGCCGCAAGTCTCGACAGGCGTTGTCGTCACATCGTCGCACCAAGCCGGGCGGTTTGTCAGTATGTGGGCGACCGTGCCCGGCCGGGGGCCGAAAAAGGGCTGGAAGAGGTCGCCAAGCTCGTCGGCATAGAGACCACGGTTCACCTCCGCAAGCCAGGCCGCAAATATCAACGGCGCCGCCGACGTGCGCGCCATGCGCAGGTCCCAGCCGCGCAGCAGGGACAGGGCGCGTTTCGCCCTGCCGTCCATGCCCGCGGATTCGGCGAGCGTTAGGAACAGGGGCACAAGGGCAGCCGCAGCGCCCGAGAACTCGTCGTGCTGCAACGCCGTTTCCGTTGCGACCGTGCGCGGAGCGACCTCGTCCATGTGCGCCTTTATCCGTTCCGCCCGGTATGGCGGCGGCCAGCGGCGGGCAAGGAACCACGGATGGTCGGCAGGGACGATGCGCTGATTGGCGTGGACGAGGAAGCCCGACGGCGGGTTGAATGCGCGCGGAAGCGCATCGTACGGCACGAACCCCGTCCAGTCCCCTTCGCCGGTCCAGCCGGCGGAGGGCAGCCAACCGTCGCCGGCGCTGCGTATCGGAACCCGCCCCGGCGACAGGAAGCCGATATTTCCATCGATATCGGCGTAGGTGATGCTGACATGAGGAGAATGGAAACTCTCCAGGGCGGACGTGAAACCGGTCCAATTCCGCGCCCGGTTCAGCTTCAGAAAGGCGAGGAAGGTCATGTCGTCGTCGCGCAGAAGCGTGGAGGAGAATGCCACGACATAGTCCCGCTTTTCCGGATATTGCTCATCGAGGGCGGCGAAATCGGGCGCGAGGTCGGAC includes:
- a CDS encoding penicillin acylase family protein, which encodes TVDDAYFLLGYVHARDRMFQMDFARRIGSGTLSEVVGERTLSIDRMARTLGTERNAERVLSRLPEEAVGVLNAYSAGINAWLATRSGALPPEFVLLGYEPKPWRPKDSLARAGVKLSNLVWEWENEALRGALAARLSPAQLANLFPEDVDGALSGAGRAGTLAGRAAVAAQWKSLWKTMSGGSRSESQASNAWAVAGGRTASGLPILASDPHLALSAPGLWYLARLEAPGLSLAGATVPGGPVFVLGHNGAIAWGVTNAGSDFQDFFIERISEGKPGRYDAPGGPRPFDERLETIPVKGQEPVELVVRETRHGPVVSDLAPDFAALDEQYPEKRDYVVAFSSTLLRDDDMTFLAFLKLNRARNWTGFTSALESFHSPHVSITYADIDGNIGFLSPGRVPIRSAGDGWLPSAGWTGEGDWTGFVPYDALPRAFNPPSGFLVHANQRIVPADHPWFLARRWPPPYRAERIKAHMDEVAPRTVATETALQHDEFSGAAAALVPLFLTLAESAGMDGRAKRALSLLRGWDLRMARTSAAPLIFAAWLAEVNRGLYADELGDLFQPFFGPRPGTVAHILTNRPAWCDDVTTTPVETCGRTVAAALSRALDDLVRRYGDDMEDWRWGEAHRAVFGHVLLGRVPVLRRLADIRIETGGGGFTVNRGRHNIANEEAPFAANHGSGYRAVYDLSDLSNSVFSVGTGASGNFLSWRYDNTTRRWRDAGYMRIPKSRAEALQETAGVLTLLPGP